A window of Macrotis lagotis isolate mMagLag1 chromosome X, bilby.v1.9.chrom.fasta, whole genome shotgun sequence contains these coding sequences:
- the LOC141499732 gene encoding interferon alpha-1-like: MTSWILLPVALVLLCSSSLCSLGCDLTQGLQEDFSLLNQMSTFPLVPCWKDRTSFNFPKEEMEKGSQLQRRDATVIVHEMLQQIFTIFSLKAVPAAWNQTQLMQLFIGLDQQLQQLEKCLGQGGEWEEPFLENENFRLALKRYFQGISQYLQGKDYSHCSWEIVRVEIRRVFLSMSKLTRKLRD; encoded by the coding sequence ATGACCTCCTGGATTTTGTTACCAGTTGCCCTGGTGCTGCTCTGCTCCAGCTCCCTCTGCTCTCTGGGCTGTGACCTGACTCAAGGACTGCAGGAAGACTTCTCACTTCTGAACCAAATGAGCACATTTCCCCTGGTGCCATGCTGGAAGGACAGGACCAGCTTCAACTTcccaaaggaagaaatggaaaaaggcaGCCAACTCCAGAGGAGGGATGCCACAGTCATTGTTCATGAGATGCTCCAGCAGATCTTCACCATCTTTAGTCTAAAAGCTGTTCCTGCTGCTTGGAATCAGACCCAGCTCATGCAACTGTTCATTGGACTGGATCAGCAGCTGCAACAACTGGAGAAGTGTCTTGGACAAGGTGGGGAGTGGGAAGAGCCTTTCTTGGAGAATGAGAACTTCAGGTTGGCCTTGAAGAGGTACTTCCAAGGTATAAGTCAGTACCTTCAAGGAAAAGACTATAGCCACTGTTCATGGGAGATTGTACGAGTAGAGATCAGGAGGGTCTTCCTGTCCATGAGTAAACTAACAAGAAAACTCAGAGACTga